A genomic window from Luteolibacter sp. LG18 includes:
- a CDS encoding acetylxylan esterase encodes MKRMILTTALAAMTGLATAQTTVPDPLVAQDGTRIETAAQWREKRRPELLEFFAKNMYGRAPERPKDLLVEVFDRDPHALGDKATRLQMALYPGGKSGPRLDLLVYLPNQVKGPVPAVLGLNFWGNQAIHPDPGIRITESWIEENRQTEGNPPKVQNHRATEASRGLNAKQWPVERILSHGFALATMYREDVAPDHEPYFSTGLQALYPEFQKGDENFGCMGAWAWSLSLALDALEKEPAIDAKKVALFGWSRLGKAALWAGARDERFAAVISNESGAGGAKLFHRGVGEDIERLNRVFPHWFARSFKPYAGKDTELPFDQHLVLSLIAPRPLYVGSAIDDKSADAEGEYASVKAAGPVYKLLGGEPLPAETWPAVDQAVLGKSLAYHVRTGKHDVLDFDWDHYLEFLDQRLK; translated from the coding sequence ATGAAGCGGATGATCCTGACGACCGCCCTCGCGGCGATGACCGGCCTGGCCACGGCGCAAACCACCGTCCCCGATCCCCTGGTGGCCCAGGACGGCACCCGGATTGAAACCGCCGCCCAGTGGCGGGAGAAGCGCCGCCCGGAGCTATTGGAGTTCTTCGCGAAGAACATGTACGGCCGCGCTCCGGAACGCCCGAAGGACTTGCTGGTGGAGGTCTTCGACCGCGATCCCCACGCCCTCGGCGACAAGGCCACGCGCCTCCAGATGGCCCTCTATCCGGGCGGCAAGAGCGGCCCGCGCCTCGACCTCCTCGTCTACCTGCCAAACCAGGTGAAGGGCCCGGTGCCCGCCGTGCTCGGCCTGAATTTCTGGGGCAACCAAGCGATCCATCCCGATCCCGGCATCCGCATCACCGAAAGCTGGATCGAGGAAAACCGCCAGACCGAGGGCAACCCACCCAAGGTCCAGAACCACCGCGCCACCGAGGCCTCCCGCGGTCTCAATGCCAAACAATGGCCGGTCGAGCGGATCCTGTCCCACGGCTTCGCCCTCGCCACCATGTACCGCGAGGACGTGGCTCCGGACCACGAGCCCTATTTCTCCACCGGCCTGCAGGCGCTCTATCCGGAATTCCAGAAGGGCGATGAGAACTTCGGCTGCATGGGAGCCTGGGCGTGGTCGCTGAGCCTTGCCCTCGATGCGCTCGAAAAGGAACCGGCGATCGATGCGAAAAAGGTCGCCCTCTTCGGCTGGTCCCGCCTCGGCAAGGCCGCGCTGTGGGCCGGGGCCCGCGACGAACGTTTCGCCGCGGTCATCAGCAATGAATCCGGAGCCGGCGGCGCGAAGCTTTTCCACCGCGGCGTGGGCGAGGACATCGAGCGCCTCAACCGCGTCTTCCCGCACTGGTTCGCCCGCTCGTTCAAACCATACGCCGGCAAGGACACCGAGCTCCCCTTCGACCAGCACCTCGTCCTGTCCCTGATCGCGCCCCGGCCGCTCTACGTCGGCAGCGCGATCGACGACAAGAGCGCCGATGCCGAGGGCGAGTATGCCTCGGTGAAGGCCGCCGGCCCCGTCTACAAGCTGCTGGGCGGCGAGCCGCTGCCCGCCGAAACCTGGCCCGCCGTCGATCAAGCGGTGCTCGGCAAGTCCCTCGCCTACCACGTCCGCACCGGGAAGCACGACGTCCTCGACTTCGATTGGGACCACTACCTCGAGTTCCTCGACCAGCGGTTGAAGTGA
- a CDS encoding MBL fold metallo-hydrolase has protein sequence MTQGAEVSRRGFIGTALAGLALPGVAGVAGAAPEDAKPVLFRNPFVYRFKIGELEAFSISDGNLPLREGLGLMWPQEDRPKMKEQMEAHGEALDNLPLYVNLLVIRSGNEVAVFDAGFGKGSNPQIGWFESGLAMAGIKPEQVTAAFLSHAHADHLNGFVSGGKPTFPNAAFYLLPEELAFWRSPNPDFTKTKRDQKPIPNMIREVRANFDILQPVMQPVKAGTELWGGKVVVEAAPGHTDGHACFRIRSGNDELLHLMDLSHHALLMFANPDWTIAFDHDPVQAVVTRKKFWSEAAAKRTRCFGFHLPWPGLGRIVPDGPNYRWWAEKWTWMG, from the coding sequence ATGACACAGGGAGCGGAAGTTTCACGGCGCGGGTTCATTGGCACGGCACTGGCCGGATTGGCGCTGCCGGGAGTGGCGGGAGTGGCCGGGGCCGCCCCGGAGGATGCCAAGCCGGTTTTGTTCCGGAATCCCTTCGTCTATCGCTTCAAGATCGGCGAGCTGGAGGCCTTCTCGATCAGTGATGGCAACCTGCCTTTGCGCGAGGGCCTCGGCCTGATGTGGCCGCAGGAGGACCGCCCGAAAATGAAGGAGCAGATGGAGGCCCACGGCGAAGCGCTCGACAACCTGCCGCTCTACGTGAACCTGCTCGTCATCCGCTCCGGCAACGAGGTCGCCGTGTTCGATGCCGGTTTCGGCAAGGGCAGCAACCCGCAGATCGGCTGGTTCGAGTCCGGTCTGGCGATGGCCGGGATCAAGCCCGAGCAGGTCACCGCCGCCTTCCTCAGCCACGCCCACGCCGACCACCTCAATGGCTTCGTGTCCGGTGGCAAGCCGACCTTTCCCAACGCCGCCTTCTACCTCCTCCCGGAGGAGCTGGCGTTCTGGCGCTCGCCGAACCCGGACTTCACGAAGACCAAGCGCGATCAGAAGCCGATCCCGAACATGATCCGCGAGGTCCGCGCGAACTTCGACATCCTCCAGCCGGTGATGCAGCCGGTGAAGGCCGGCACCGAGCTGTGGGGCGGCAAGGTCGTCGTCGAAGCCGCGCCCGGCCACACCGACGGCCACGCCTGCTTCCGCATCCGCTCCGGCAACGACGAGCTGCTCCACCTGATGGACCTCTCGCACCACGCGCTGCTGATGTTCGCCAACCCGGACTGGACCATCGCCTTCGACCACGACCCGGTGCAGGCCGTCGTCACCCGCAAGAAATTCTGGAGCGAGGCCGCCGCCAAGCGCACCCGCTGCTTCGGCTTCCACCTCCCGTGGCCCGGCCTCGGCCGCATCGTCCCGGACGGCCCAAACTATCGCTGGTGGGCCGAGAAATGGACGTGGATGGGGTGA